ACCGCGCCACGTCGGTCGGGTACGCCCTCGTCGAGGACGACCGCAAGGGCCGGTTCGACCGCGAGAAGGCAGAGGAGGAACTCGGGATCGAGCCCGGCCCGGAGTACAGCAAACTCCACAGCGGCGAGTCGGTGGAACTCGACGACGGCACGGTGGTCGAACCCGAGGCGGTCGTCGGCCCGCCCCGTCCCGGACGGCGCCTGGTCTACACCGGCGACACCAGCCCCACCCAGAGCGTCGTCGAGGCTGCCGAAGAGGCCGACCTGCTGATCCACGACGCGACCTTCGCCGAGGACCGCCGCGAGCGGGCCGGCCAGACCGGGCACTCGACGGCGAAACAGGCCGCCGAGATCGCGAACCGCGCGGGGGCGAAGCGACTGGCGCTGACGCACGTCTCGACTCGCTACGCCGGCCAGGAGGGTCGACTGGAAGACGAGGCCCGCGAGGTGTTCGAGGGGGATGCGTTCCTCCCCGACGACGGCGACGAACTCGACGTGCCGTTCCCCGACGCCGACGGCCCGGACGAGGACTGAACTTTTTCTCGTCGGCCCCCGACTCGCCGGTATGGCCGACGACTGCCCCTTCTGCGCCATCGTCGACGGCGACGCGCCGGCGAGCGTCGTCCGCGAGACCGAGGACACGCTCGCGTTCATGGACATCGCGCCCGTCACCGAGGGCCACGCGCTGGTGATTCCGAAGGCCCACTCGGCCGGCCTGGCCGGTCTCGATCCCGACACGGGTGGCGAACTCTTCAGGGTGAGCCAGGAGATCGCGGCGGCGCTCCGTGCGTCGGACCTCCCGACCGACGGGATCAACCTCTTCCTCGCCGACGGTGCGGTCGCGGGTCAGGAAGTGTTTCACGTCCACCTGCACGTCATTCCGCGGACCGAGGGGGACGACGTGGCGCTGTCCTTCGAGCGCTCTCACCCCGAGCGCGAGCGACTGGACGCCCTCGCCGACGGGATCGCGGCCGAACTGTAGCCCGTCGAAACTCGGGGCCGTCCCCCGACCGGGGACCACGACCCGGCACGAAATTTATATCTCGCAGGACCCTACGGTGTGGTAGTCGTGAACGCCCGCACGCGAGCGCTCGACGCAGTCGTCTTCGGGGTCGACGTCCAGAGCGGGGACGTGAGAGGGGACGCGCCGTCCTACGCACTCGTTGCCTTCGACGGAGAGTCCGTCAGCCGTGACGTGGTCTCCCGGCGGAAGCTCCGTCGGCTGATCGAAGACCGGGAACCCGCCATCCTCGCCACGGACAACATGTACGAACTGGCCGCGGACAAGGACGCCCTGATCCACTTCCTCGGCGAACTCCCCGACGAGACGAAACTCGTCCAGGTGACCGGCGCCGAGCGGCCGGAACCGCTCTCCCGGGTCGCCGGCCGGCACGACGTCCCCTACGCCAAAAAGCCCATGAAGGAAGCCGAGGCCGCCGCCCGGCTGGCGGCGATGAACGTCGGCCAGGAGGTCTCGGCCTTCACGAACACCACCCGCGTGAAGGTGGCTCGCGGGCGCTCGACGGGCAAGGGCGGCTGGTCCGAGGACCGCTACACCAGGCGGATCCACGGATCGGTCAAGACGCGCGCACGCGAAGTCGAGTCGGAACTGGACGAGGCCGGCCTCGACTACGAGCGGGACGTGACCGAGAAGTACGGCGGGTTCTCGAACGCCATCTTCGAGGTCGAGGGCCGGCCGACCGACGTGCCGGTGTCGGCCCACCGGTCGGGCGACGTGCGCGTCGAGATCGAACGCGAGCGCCGCGACGGCATCGAGTTCCGGCCGCTGGCCAAGCGCCGGGACCACGTCATCGTCGGGATCGACCCCGGCACCACCACCGCGGCCGCGGTCGTCGACGTCCACGGGAAGGTACTGGACGTGTTCAGCACCCGGACGGCGGACACCGCCGACGTGATCGAGTGGATCATCGAGCGCGGCCGCCCCATCGTCGTCGCGGCGGACGTCGAGCCGATGCCCGAGACCGTCGAGAAGATCCGGCGGAGCTTCGAGGCCGCCGCCTGGATCCCGACCCGCGACCTGCCGGTCGACGAGAAGAAACACCGGACCCGGGAGGCAGGGTACGACGACGACCACCAGCGCGACGCGCTGGCCGCCGCCCTCTCCGCCTTCGACGCGCACGAGGACCAGTTCGAGCGCATCGCGGAGAAGGTGCCGCCGCGTCACGACCTCGGGGACGTGCTGGCCCGGGTCGTCGCCGGCGAGGAGTCCGTCGAGGCCGTCCTCAGGGAACTCGAACGCGACCCGGAGGAAGCGTCGGAGTCGACCGAACACATCGCCCGGGAACTCACCGCCGAGGAGAAGAAGATCAAGCGCCTGGAGGCGCGGGTCGACCGGCTTGAGTCACACAACGAGGACCTGAAAGAGACCATCGCGCGCAAGGACGACCGGATCGAGGAGTACGAGGAAGAGCTATCCGAGGCCCGTCGGGAGGAGCGCCGCGAGGCCCGGGAGCGCCGGGAGATCACCAGGCTCGAGCGGGAGAACGAGCGCCTGGAGCGCGAAATCGAAGACCGGGACGATCGCCTCGAGGAACTCGAGGGGAAACTCGACCGGCTCAAGTCGCTGTGGAAGCTCGACCACTCGAACTTCGCGGACGTGGCGAGCGAGGACACGGATCTCGTCCCGGTGAAGGTGATCGAGGAGTTCACCACGGGCGCCATCGAGCACGCAGACGAGGCCTACGGGCTCGCCGAGGGGGACGTGATCTACCTGCGGGACGGGAGCGGTGCCGGCCGGTCGACGGCCCAGCGCCTGGCGGACGTGAACCCGCGGGTGGTCGTCCGGGACGGCGGTCGGCTCTCGGAGGTGGCCGACGACCTGCTCTTCGAGCACGACGTGCCGGTCGGACCGGCCGACGACGTCCGGGTCCAGGAGGTCGACGAACTGGCAGTGGCCCGCGAGAGCGAGATCGAGGCCGTGATCGACGACTGGGAGCGCCGCGCGGAGGAACGGGAGAAACAGAACAACGAGCAGATGGTCGACCGGTTGATCAGCGAACACCGGGCCGATCGGCCCGAGAGCTGAGTCAGGTGACGTCCTCGATGCCCATCCCCAGGGCGCCGAGTACCGACGTCACGAACCCGTACGCCACGAGCAAGAGCCCGGCCACCACGAACGCGATGCCGCTGGCGACGTAGAGGCTCTGCGTCGCCACGACCCCGATGCCGCCGAGCAGGAGCACCAGTCCTGCGACCCCGGCCGTCCCGATCTTACCACGCATAGATCCCTCTCGCCACTCGGGTAGCTTAAACGCGGTGACTCGTCCCGGACCCGCCGACAGCCGCAACCGGCGCGGGAACTGCACGACGGCAGGGCGATCGGCAATACATCACCAAACCATACAGAAAATTTTTATCTATATCTAAACGAAATTAATGCGCTATGGGGGAGAGATGGACGATGACGGTCGTTGCCGTCGTCGCGCTCGGAATCGTGGCCGTGGGGGCCGCGGGGACCGCGGGGGCGGTCGGTGGCCCGACCGTCGACGGTGATCGCGCGGCGATCGGGGGGGTACAGACGAACGAGACGAACACCACAGGGGGCACCGTCGCGGGGACGGTGACCGACGGCGACGGTTCGCCGGTCGCGAACGCCACGGTGACCGTCGGGGAGACGGCCACCACGACGAACGCGACGGGCGGCTACGCGGTGGAACTGGCCGAAGGGTCGTACGCGCTCGCCGTGTCCGTCGACGGCGAGCAGGTCGCGACGCGGTCGGTGAACGTGACCGCAGGCGAGACGACCGTCGTCGACGTCAGCGTCACTGTCACCGCGACGGTCCGCGGGACCGTGACGGACGTCGACGGGGAGCCGATCAGTTCGGTGTCCGTCGATCTGCGTGAACCGGGCGGGTTCGAGGACACCGCCGGGTTCCCCGACGAGTACGTGGCCCGGACGCAGCCGGCCGCCGACGGGAGCTACGAGCTCGCGGTCGAGGCGGGCGAGTACGTCCTCGGCGCCGGGAGCGTCGAGTACGCCCTCTCGGTGACGAACGTCTCGCTCTCGCCGGGCGAGACGCTGACCCGGAACCTCACGCTCGAACGGGCCGACGGCGGGATCACCGGCACCGTGACGGACCAGGCGGGGACGCCGATCGCGAACGCGACGGTGGGCACGCTGAACGGCACCGCGTCGACCACCACCGGCGCGGACGGGACGTTCGACCTCACACTGGCCGCCGGCGAGTATACGGTCGTCGCCGACGCCGACGGCTACCGGGAGACGACCCATCCGGTGATCGTCCAGTCGGGCGTGACCGTGGCCTTCGACCCGACGCTCACCGCGGTGAACGAGTCCCAGTCGCCGCTCACCATCGCCATCGACGGGACCTCCGGTCCGGTGGCGCCCGGCGACACGCTCGCGGTCGACGCGTCGGTGACCAACGTCGACAGCGAGTCGGTCGGGCGGACCGTGACCCTCGACGTGGCCGGCGAGGCCGTCGACGACACGTACCTCTCGGTGCCGGGGGGCGAGACCCAGTCGGTCACGCTCCTCTGGACGACCAGCGCGGACGACGAGGGGAGCTACACCGCGACGGTCCGGAGCGAGGACGCGACCGCGTCGACCCTCGTCAGCGTCGATCCGTCGCTGAACGGCACCGACGGTGACACCGGTGACGAGAATACCACCGACGGGTCCACCGGCACCGACGACGGGTCCGACGGCACCGACACGGACGACGGGACCGACCCGAACTTCGACACGGGTGAGGAGTCCGCCCTCGGCTTCGACACGGGCGGGGCCGAGGACGTCAGCCCGGACTTCGACACGGGCGACGGCTCGGGCGACTCGGGGCTGAACTTCGACACGGGAGACGACTCGGGCGACTCGGGGCTGAACTTCGACACGGGAGACGACTCGGGCGACTCGGGGCTGAACTTCGACACGGGAGACGACTCGGGCGACTCGGGGCTGAACTTCGACACCGGCGAAGGGTCGGATGGCGCGCTGAACTTCGACACCGGCGGGGGGTCGGACACCGGGCTGGACTTCGCGACGGGCGGCGACTCGGGCGCCATGACCTTCGACTTCGGGACCGAGACCTCCGGGTTCGGCTTCGAGTTCGAGGGATCGGACTCGACGGACGGGCTCTCCTTCCCGACCAGCGGCGCTGACCAGTCGCTGGACTTCGAGACTGGGAACTGAGAGGGTCGCGGCCCTCTTTCGACGGCGAGAAAACGAACGAACCGCTCAGAACTCGTTGCAGACGGGGATGCCGACGGTCTCGTAGTTGCCCATGTTGCCGATGACCTCCGGGACCTCCTCGAGGGAGACGGTCTCGGTGACGATCTGGCCGGGGTCGATCTTGTCGCGGGCCATCATGCGGAAGATCTGGTCGTACTCGTTCGGGGGCATGCCGAACGAGCCGTAGAACTCGCGTTCGTCCATGACCATGTTGTCGACGGGCAACTCGACGTTCCCGTTGTTCTCGCCGGTTGTCAGCCCGATCTGGAGGTGCTGGCCGGCCTTCCCGAGGGAGTTGACGGCGGCCTTGCAGGTCTCGGCGACGCCCAGCGCGTCGACGGCCACGTCGACGCCGCCGGTCCCGTCGACGTGTGCCTTGACCGCCTGGGCGGTGTCCTGCACTTCCGAGGCGTTGATGATCTCGTCGGCGCCGAGGCCCTCGGCGGCCCAGAGCTGTTCGTCCTTGATGTCGACCGCGATGACGTTGGCGCCGAGCGCGTCGGCGATGTGGACCGCGGAGAGGCCGACCCCACCGCAGCCGTGGATGGCGACCCAGTCGCCGGGCGTGACGTCGACGCGGCTGACGAGGCCGTGGAACGCGGTCGCGAACCGACAGCCGAGGCCGGCCACGGAGACCGGGTCGACGTCGTCGGGCAGTTTCACGACGTTGTGGTCGGCCTCGCGGACGGGGAAACGCTCGGCGAAGGCCCCGGGGGCCATCTGCAGGAAGCCGAGGGGGACCATCCGGTCGCAGATGTTCCCGCGGCCGTCACGGCAGTGCTGACAGGTGCCGTCGGAGAGGTTGAACGGGACGGTCACCATGTCGCCCTCGCGGAAGCGTTCGACGTTTTCCCCCACCTCGACGACGCGGCCGGCGGGTTCGTGCCCGAAGATCAGCCCCTCCGTCGGGACGACGCCGATGTGGCCCCAGTCGCCCTTCCAGGCGTGCCAGTCGCTCCGGCAGATCCCACAGGCCTCCGTCTCCACGACCACCTGGTCCTCGTCAGCTGTCGGTTCCGCCACGTCCTGGATCTCGAGCGGCTCTTCGACCCCCTGAAAGACTGCTGCTTTCATACACCACCCTTCTATAGAGACTCCGTAATAAAACATTGGTAGGCCTTTTCATACCCCGTTCTTTTCAGGGTTAACTGGTTATATACGGGCGTTTTTCTTGCGGTGTGGTAGCGTGTCGGTTCGGCGGGCGGTCGCCCCGAATCCGGGCGCTCGACCCCGTCCGATTCTTGAAAAACTTAAACCGTCTGCCCGCCCAACTGGCGTCTATGAGCGACAACGAGGGGCGTACGGACCTCAGGATGCCAGAGGAGGACGAGGTCTTCGCGGTAGTCGTGGAGATGCTCGGTGCGAACCGGGTGCGCGTCAGATGCATGGACGGCGTCGAACGGACCGCCCGCATCCCCGGCAAGATGCAGAAACGCATCTGGATCCGGGAGGACGACGTGGTCCTCGTCGAGCCGTGGGACTGGCAGGACGAGAAGGGCGACATCTCGTGGCGCTACGAGAAACAGGAGGCCGACCAGCTCCGCCAGGAGGGCCACATCGAGTAGTGTCCGTGTCACAACGCCGGGCGCGCAGCCGCGACGGGCCCACGGGACGGCGACGCCGGAGGCAGTCGTGACGGCCGAGTTCGACCTCGTCGACGCCGAGGACGTCGACTCACCGGGCGACGAGTGGGAGGAGATCGACGTCAGCGACACCGAAGCCGACCGGATCGCCCGCAAGCGCGACCGGGAGTTCAGCGACTTTCGCGAGCGGATCAAGGACGCAGACCAGTTCAAGGTCGAGGCCTCCGTCTTCGACGACGCCACCTTCGGCGCCCTCTACAAACTCGTTCAGGACGGTCACATCGACGCCTTCGGCGGCCCCATCTCGACCGGCAAGGAAGCGAACGTCTACTCGGCGCTGGGCGGGGACGACGAAGTCGCGGTCAAGGTCTACCGGATCAACGCCTCCGATTTCCGGGACATGCGGGGCTACCTCGACGGCGACCCCCGCTTCGAGGGCATCGGCTCGAACAAGAGTGACGTGGTCAAAGCCTGGGTCCGAAAGGAGTACGCCAACCTCAAGCGCGCACAGGCGGCCGGCGTCCGGGTCCCCGAACCGATCGCCGTCGAGCGCAACGTCCTCGTGATGGAACTGCTCGGGATCGACGAGGGCCGGGCCAAGCGACTCGCGGAGGTCCACGTCGAGAACCCCGAGACGGCCTTCGAGGTCGTCCGCGAGTACATGCGCCGACTCCACGACGCCGGCCTCGTCCACGGCGACCTCTCCGAGTACAACATCATCCTCCACGGCGAGGAACTCGTCGTCATCGACCTGGGGCAGGCGGTCACCGTCCACCACCCCAACAGCCGCGACTTTCTCGAACGGGACTGCCACAACGTCGCCGCGTTCTTCCGCCGGCAGGGCCTCGAGGTCGACGACGACGACTTGCTCGAATTCGTCACCGGCGGCGACGAGTGAGCTAGTCGATTTCGGACAAGACCTCGTCCTCGTAGGTCTGGAGAACGCCCTCGACGTCGGCGCCGACCTGGTGGACGACGACGTGGTCGAACCCCGCCTCGGCGAACGATTCGATTTGCTCGACGTGAGTCGACGGGTCCGGGTCGGTGACGGTGCTCCCCTCGGCGATGTCTGCCTTCGAGACCTGCTGGCTGGCCTGTCGGAAGTGGACCGGCGTCCCGAGTTCCGTCGAGAGATCGCCCGGGAGCGCTGTGTTGGGCCAGCGCTCGTGGGCCTGCTCGACGGCCTCGTCCTCACTGTCGGCGTAGGAGACGGTTAGCTGGGCGTAGGCGGGCCCCTCGCCGCCTTCGTCGCGGTACCGCTGGAGCGGTTCCTCCTGTGG
Above is a genomic segment from Halorientalis sp. LT38 containing:
- a CDS encoding DUF460 domain-containing protein; translation: MNARTRALDAVVFGVDVQSGDVRGDAPSYALVAFDGESVSRDVVSRRKLRRLIEDREPAILATDNMYELAADKDALIHFLGELPDETKLVQVTGAERPEPLSRVAGRHDVPYAKKPMKEAEAAARLAAMNVGQEVSAFTNTTRVKVARGRSTGKGGWSEDRYTRRIHGSVKTRAREVESELDEAGLDYERDVTEKYGGFSNAIFEVEGRPTDVPVSAHRSGDVRVEIERERRDGIEFRPLAKRRDHVIVGIDPGTTTAAAVVDVHGKVLDVFSTRTADTADVIEWIIERGRPIVVAADVEPMPETVEKIRRSFEAAAWIPTRDLPVDEKKHRTREAGYDDDHQRDALAAALSAFDAHEDQFERIAEKVPPRHDLGDVLARVVAGEESVEAVLRELERDPEEASESTEHIARELTAEEKKIKRLEARVDRLESHNEDLKETIARKDDRIEEYEEELSEARREERREARERREITRLERENERLEREIEDRDDRLEELEGKLDRLKSLWKLDHSNFADVASEDTDLVPVKVIEEFTTGAIEHADEAYGLAEGDVIYLRDGSGAGRSTAQRLADVNPRVVVRDGGRLSEVADDLLFEHDVPVGPADDVRVQEVDELAVARESEIEAVIDDWERRAEEREKQNNEQMVDRLISEHRADRPES
- the eif1A gene encoding translation initiation factor eIF-1A, yielding MSDNEGRTDLRMPEEDEVFAVVVEMLGANRVRVRCMDGVERTARIPGKMQKRIWIREDDVVLVEPWDWQDEKGDISWRYEKQEADQLRQEGHIE
- a CDS encoding zinc-dependent alcohol dehydrogenase family protein, with product MKAAVFQGVEEPLEIQDVAEPTADEDQVVVETEACGICRSDWHAWKGDWGHIGVVPTEGLIFGHEPAGRVVEVGENVERFREGDMVTVPFNLSDGTCQHCRDGRGNICDRMVPLGFLQMAPGAFAERFPVREADHNVVKLPDDVDPVSVAGLGCRFATAFHGLVSRVDVTPGDWVAIHGCGGVGLSAVHIADALGANVIAVDIKDEQLWAAEGLGADEIINASEVQDTAQAVKAHVDGTGGVDVAVDALGVAETCKAAVNSLGKAGQHLQIGLTTGENNGNVELPVDNMVMDEREFYGSFGMPPNEYDQIFRMMARDKIDPGQIVTETVSLEEVPEVIGNMGNYETVGIPVCNEF
- the rnz gene encoding ribonuclease Z, giving the protein MHVTFLGTSGAVPTTARNPSAVMVRREGERFLFDAGEGTQRQMMRFSTGFAVSHVFVSHLHGDHVLGIPGLLQTWDFNDREEPVAIHTPGGTRRRIRDLITVTGNEPSFPVRIHEVTPGDVALDGEDFEVRAIATDHRATSVGYALVEDDRKGRFDREKAEEELGIEPGPEYSKLHSGESVELDDGTVVEPEAVVGPPRPGRRLVYTGDTSPTQSVVEAAEEADLLIHDATFAEDRRERAGQTGHSTAKQAAEIANRAGAKRLALTHVSTRYAGQEGRLEDEAREVFEGDAFLPDDGDELDVPFPDADGPDED
- the rio1 gene encoding serine/threonine-protein kinase Rio1 — translated: MTAEFDLVDAEDVDSPGDEWEEIDVSDTEADRIARKRDREFSDFRERIKDADQFKVEASVFDDATFGALYKLVQDGHIDAFGGPISTGKEANVYSALGGDDEVAVKVYRINASDFRDMRGYLDGDPRFEGIGSNKSDVVKAWVRKEYANLKRAQAAGVRVPEPIAVERNVLVMELLGIDEGRAKRLAEVHVENPETAFEVVREYMRRLHDAGLVHGDLSEYNIILHGEELVVIDLGQAVTVHHPNSRDFLERDCHNVAAFFRRQGLEVDDDDLLEFVTGGDE
- a CDS encoding DUF7470 family protein, which codes for MRGKIGTAGVAGLVLLLGGIGVVATQSLYVASGIAFVVAGLLLVAYGFVTSVLGALGMGIEDVT
- a CDS encoding carboxypeptidase-like regulatory domain-containing protein — its product is MGERWTMTVVAVVALGIVAVGAAGTAGAVGGPTVDGDRAAIGGVQTNETNTTGGTVAGTVTDGDGSPVANATVTVGETATTTNATGGYAVELAEGSYALAVSVDGEQVATRSVNVTAGETTVVDVSVTVTATVRGTVTDVDGEPISSVSVDLREPGGFEDTAGFPDEYVARTQPAADGSYELAVEAGEYVLGAGSVEYALSVTNVSLSPGETLTRNLTLERADGGITGTVTDQAGTPIANATVGTLNGTASTTTGADGTFDLTLAAGEYTVVADADGYRETTHPVIVQSGVTVAFDPTLTAVNESQSPLTIAIDGTSGPVAPGDTLAVDASVTNVDSESVGRTVTLDVAGEAVDDTYLSVPGGETQSVTLLWTTSADDEGSYTATVRSEDATASTLVSVDPSLNGTDGDTGDENTTDGSTGTDDGSDGTDTDDGTDPNFDTGEESALGFDTGGAEDVSPDFDTGDGSGDSGLNFDTGDDSGDSGLNFDTGDDSGDSGLNFDTGDDSGDSGLNFDTGEGSDGALNFDTGGGSDTGLDFATGGDSGAMTFDFGTETSGFGFEFEGSDSTDGLSFPTSGADQSLDFETGN
- a CDS encoding HIT family protein, which produces MADDCPFCAIVDGDAPASVVRETEDTLAFMDIAPVTEGHALVIPKAHSAGLAGLDPDTGGELFRVSQEIAAALRASDLPTDGINLFLADGAVAGQEVFHVHLHVIPRTEGDDVALSFERSHPERERLDALADGIAAEL